GTTAAATCTATCAGCGATAGCCCCGCCAAGAGGTGACAACAACAAAGGGACACTCGATATAGCATACAAAGTAGCATAAATGTCCGCACGCCCCGTTATATCCAGTACATAGAGTGATAAAGCAAAACGTAAAAGGGTGGAACCTAAGATAGATACAATTTGTCCAATCACCATGAGGTTAAAATCTTTAGGGAAAGATTTTATATTGATGGTATTTTGCATCGTATACACACCTTTCATCAAGGGTCTAGACCGACTGCCGGTCTAAAAATTTTATAAAAAAATTATTTTAGGACTGCCTCATCAAAATATCCAAAATGTAATTAAACGTTCCTTTTTTAGCTCCCAAAGTCGTTTCCATTATATTGATAAACGCCTTTGCTCTTTGCATTGCTTCATGCGGCTGCCATTGAAACAATCCTTCATCGAATATGACTTGTGCAGACGCGATCAAGAACTCCATTGTTTCCTGGGGGTAAGCCGTCTCAAAAATTTTTTCTTTGATTCCCTGTTCAATTACCTCTGTTAAAACAGGTGTTAAATGTAAAATAGCTTGCACTAAACTTTTTTGATGCATTTCTGCATTATTTGGCTGGTGAAATTGTTCAATCATTTTTTCTTTATTCCCACCTGCTTTCGGCACTTGCACCATTAAAATTTGAAACAATTTATCCAACACAGTGATATTAGGACTTGAGGCAATCTTTTTTGCGGCCACTACATCTGCATTTACAATCCGAGTAATAATAGCGTCCATTACTTCCTCTTTTGATTTGAAATAATGATAAAATGTTCCTTTCGCAATACCAATTTCTCGTAAAATATCATTTACAGTTGTTTTCATATACCCTTTAGAAACGAACAGTTTTTCTGCTGTATCCAGAATTTCATTTCTACGTTCTTCATATTCTTTTACTGTTCTCACAAAGAAACTCCTTTCATCTAGACCGACTGTCGGTCTAGTATAAATATATGCGTAGCCTGTGAAAAAGTGTCATACAAATTAAAATGAATCAAGTTGTTTTTACCACATGTTTCCTAATGATGTATACAACATCCTAATTAAATTATCCTTCTACTTTAATGAACAAAAAAGAATTCTTTACATCTATTTACCTGCTGTACATAAAAACAAAAAAAGTCGTTCCCTTCTTTAAAAGGAAACGACTTTTCACTATAAACACTTACTCTATATTATCTACCGCGTCTCTGCTGACCTTGCTTTTTGCTATTTTTCTTTTCACTTGGTTTATGAAATGATCGTTGTTTTGTATTCTTTGATCCCCCAGGGTTATCTTTTTGACCGTATTGACCTGTTTTCTTTGGTTTTTTGATTTGCTGTTTTTTCTTTTTTTCACTCGCATCATCGTTTTGTTTAACAGGTAGTTCCAACTCTTGTCTTTGCAACGTTGCGCCAATGCCTTTTTCAATCTCTTTTAAATACATTTCATCTTTCGGTGCAACGAATGTAATTGCAAGGCCTGATCCACCAGCGCGTCCAGTTCGGCCAATTCGGTGTATATAACTCTCTACATCTTCTGGAATGTCATAGTTAAATACATGTGTTACGCCTTCTACATCTAATCCACGAGCTGCTACATCTGTTGCGATTAAATATTGAATTTTCGCATCACGAAAACTCTTCATTACTCGTTCCCGTTTTCCTTGAGATAAATCACCATGAAGCTCATCGCAGTTATAGCCGTACCCTTTTAAATCATCATATAACTTACTCGCTCTACGCTTTGTACGACAAAAAATAACTGCTAAAAACGGCTGATCCCGGTCCATCACATGGCGCAGTGCATCTTGCTTTGTCCGATCTGTCGTTTCAATAATACCTTGCTTAATATTATTCACCGTTACTTCCGCACTTTGAATTTGAATCATCTCAGGTTCTTTCATATAGCGCTTCGCAAGCTTTTTAATATCTTTTGGCATCGTCGCTGAAAATAACATCGTTTGTTTACTCTCAGGTGTTTCTTCTAAAATGTCTTCTATATCATATAAAAAGCCGAAATGAAGCATTTGATCTGCTTCATCTAATACAAGCATAGAAACATTGGATAATACAATCGTTTCGCGGCGTAAATGGTCTAATAAACGTCCTGGTGTTGCCACAACAATGTGCGTAT
This sequence is a window from Bacillus pseudomycoides DSM 12442. Protein-coding genes within it:
- a CDS encoding TetR/AcrR family transcriptional regulator, which gives rise to MRTVKEYEERRNEILDTAEKLFVSKGYMKTTVNDILREIGIAKGTFYHYFKSKEEVMDAIITRIVNADVVAAKKIASSPNITVLDKLFQILMVQVPKAGGNKEKMIEQFHQPNNAEMHQKSLVQAILHLTPVLTEVIEQGIKEKIFETAYPQETMEFLIASAQVIFDEGLFQWQPHEAMQRAKAFINIMETTLGAKKGTFNYILDILMRQS
- a CDS encoding DEAD/DEAH box helicase translates to MICLKNFLELGISETFNHTLRENGIAEATPIQEKAIPVVMAGKDIIGQAKTGTGKTLAFVLPILEKIDPESSDVQALIVAPTRELALQITTEIEKMLVHQENINVLAIYGGQDVAQQMRKLKGNTHIVVATPGRLLDHLRRETIVLSNVSMLVLDEADQMLHFGFLYDIEDILEETPESKQTMLFSATMPKDIKKLAKRYMKEPEMIQIQSAEVTVNNIKQGIIETTDRTKQDALRHVMDRDQPFLAVIFCRTKRRASKLYDDLKGYGYNCDELHGDLSQGKRERVMKSFRDAKIQYLIATDVAARGLDVEGVTHVFNYDIPEDVESYIHRIGRTGRAGGSGLAITFVAPKDEMYLKEIEKGIGATLQRQELELPVKQNDDASEKKKKQQIKKPKKTGQYGQKDNPGGSKNTKQRSFHKPSEKKNSKKQGQQRRGR